The following are encoded together in the Macrobrachium rosenbergii isolate ZJJX-2024 chromosome 21, ASM4041242v1, whole genome shotgun sequence genome:
- the LOC136849898 gene encoding uncharacterized protein, whose translation MLVNLRRILAGCLLISSCGLTGAMGDSTISASTEVDTTTNDPVIGVTASNASNVADACCNKNEDCLDVNSHCLNCTCSCNDGYVPSKNVTFLLPPTNFNGTCLPLAQIYVGQNCSVQEDCAGGLLCRESVCSCPSSCKFRKTDLSCDCAPWEMPDSVGTVIAVLSAVLIMMFWYFCFRERVSRFIIRRSRSRPVERRPSRGISTLGAAYGTDHIRIQPWKSQTVYSSPFRNPQTIAPVSPHLPGYNPYGYNLQNAYHSSLLLLPPPYSGPATASLPAYPYHHLSDSTVTIPYVSMAEVCPDDDLSLESREGSQADALDQLSFPIALSTKCSSSAPGSHVEMIIEGLRPNRSARF comes from the exons ATGCTTGTTAATCTCCGACGCATCTTAGCCGGATGTCTGTTAATATCGTCATGTGGCTTGACAG GGGCCATGGGAGACTCAACGATCTCGGCGTCCACAGAAGTCGATACGACCACGAATGACCCCGTGATAG GTGTGACTGCAAGCAACGCGAGTAACGTGGCAGATGCATGTTGCAACAAAAACGAGGACTGTTTGGACGTTAACAGTCACTGTTTAAACTGTACGTGCTCGTGCAACGA TGGCTACGTCCCCTCGAAAAATGTCACATTCCTCCTACCTCCGACGAACTTCAACGGGACGTGCCTTCCCCTGGCGCAGATCTACGTAGGGCAGAACTGCTCTGTACAGGAGGATTGCGCCGGAGGCCTCCTCTGTAGGGAAAGCGTGTGTTCCTGTCCCTC GTCTTGCAAATTCAGGAAGACAGATCTGTCCTGTGACTGCGCGCCCTGGGAAATGCCAGACTCTGTGGGCACAGTCATCGCCGTGCTTTCAGCCGTCTTAATCATGATGTTTTGGTATTTCTGCTTCAGGGAGAGGGTCAGTCG tTTCATAATCAGGAGAAGCCGAAGCCGCCCCGTCGAGAGGAGACCCAGCCGAGGCATCTCGACCCTCGGCGCTGCTTACGGGACGGACCACATCCGGATCCAGCCCTGGAAATCGCAGACGGTCTACTCCTCGCCTTTCAGAAATCCTCAGACTATAGCTCCGGTTTCTCCTCATCTTCCAGGATACAA CCCCTACGGATACAACCTACAGAACGCGTACCATTCCAGTCTACTCCTGTTGCCTCCGCCATACTCTGGCCCCGCCACGGCGTCTCTTCCAGCCTACCCTTATCACCACCTGTCTGACTCCACGGTCACAATTCCTTACGTGTCCATGGCTGAAGTGTGCCCGGACGATGACCTTTCCCTAGAAAGCAGGGAGGGTAGTCAGGCAGATGCCCTAGACCAACTGAGCTTCCCCATAGCGCTTTCTACCAAGTGCTCCTCTTCGGCGCCAGGTAGCCACGTGGAGATGATTATCGAAGGCCTACGGCCGAATCGCTCTGCGAGATTCTGA